The following coding sequences are from one Ooceraea biroi isolate clonal line C1 chromosome 5, Obir_v5.4, whole genome shotgun sequence window:
- the LOC105283780 gene encoding uncharacterized protein LOC105283780 isoform X1, translating to MEDYSDNSLLLDTSDDNRKEHTDKSLATRRNKGNDDSVASSRTLTVDGSIGGDGVGMVSCAPRFQVTSDSRRRQAYHCLSHSLACSLAREDRNDELALLAMRGTNLNTNVICNSSLHCYIYIYICIYKSYLLFVHNYIRGIYLQYENNIL from the exons ATGGAAGACTATTCCGACAATAGTTTATTGTTAGACACTTCTGACGACAACAGAAAAGAACATACTg ATAAATCTCTTGCTACACGTCGGAATAAAGGCAATGACGACAGTGTTGCCAGTAGTAGGACTCTAACAGTAGACGGTAGTAttggtggggatggagtggggatggtttcGTGCGCGCCGCGATTTCAGGTAACGTCGGACAGTAGAAGAAGACAAGCATATCACTGTCTGTCTCACTCGCTCgcctgctcgctcgctcgcgaagaTCGCAACGACGAATTGGCATTATTGGCGATGCGCGGTACAAATCTGAATACAAACGTAATCTGTAATTCATCTCTtcattgctatatatatatatatatatgtatatataaaagctACCTTCTGTTTGTTCATAACTATATAAGAGGAATATATTTGCAGTacgaaaacaatatattgtga
- the LOC105283780 gene encoding uncharacterized protein LOC105283780 isoform X2 → MITHCLYPFVAWQKIADLWKEVSEALDGLTSPEEAKRRWKTLKDTFCKAIAEEKKPSGSARSSSKKLWKHYELMSFLRSVSTNRNSISNITTN, encoded by the exons ATGATTACACATTGCCTTTATCCGTTCGTGGCATGGCAAAAGATTGCAGATTTGTGGAAGGAAGTTTCTGAAGCTCTTGAtg GTCTTACGAGTCCTGAAGAGGCTAAACGAAGATGGAAGACGCTGAAAGATACTTTCTGTAAAGCCATTGCTGAAGAAAAGAAACCCAGTGGATCAGCTAGATCCTCTTCAAAAAAGCTGTGGAAGCATTATGAATTAATGTCATTTTTACGTTCTGTATCAACAAATAGAAA TTCCATATCTAACATTACAACAAATTAA